The Antarcticibacterium flavum genome contains the following window.
GCTTTTCTACGGTCACCAAATCCAGGAGCTTTAACAGCTGCGATCTTAAGTGATCCACGAAGTTTGTTTACTACAAGGGTTGCAAGAGCTTCCCCGTCAACATCCTCTGCAATGATCAATAATGGTTTTCCGCTTTGTGCCACCGGCTCAAGAACAGGAAGAAGGTCTTTCATAGAAGAGATCTTCTTGTCGTATAGAAGAATATATGGGTCTTCAAGATCTGAAGTCATTTTCTCACTATTGGTTACAAAGTAAGGAGAAAGGTATCCGCGGTCAAACTGCATTCCCTCAACTACATCAACGTGAGTTTCGGTTCCTTTTGCTTCTTCAACAGTGATAACACCGTCTTTTCCAACTTTGTCAAAAGCCTGGGCGATAAGTTCCCCAATATGATCGTCATTGTTGGCAGAGATAGAAGCTACCTGCTTTATTTTTTCTGAAGAGTTTCCTACTTCTTTTGTTTGCTCAGATAGGTTGTCTGTGATTGCCTGCACAGCCTTATCAATTCCCCTCTTAAGGTCCATTGGGTTTGCACCGGCAGCAACGTTCTTCAAACCTTCTTTTACGATAGCCTGGGCAAGAACTGTGGCGGTGGTAGTACCATCACCTGCAAGGTCGTTGGTTTTGGAAGCTACTTCCTTTACCATTTGAGCTCCCATGTTCTCAAGTGCATCTTCAAGTTCGATTTCCTTTGCAACACTAACCCCATCCTTGGTTACTGTAGGTGCTCCAAAAGATTTGCTTATGATCACGTTACGGCCCTTAGGTCCTAAAGTTACTTTTACTGCATTTGCCAATGCATCTACCCCGCGCTTAATTCCATCACGGGCTTCAAGATTGTATTTAATATCTTTTGCCATTTTGTTATTCTGTTTTTATTCCCGCTCAAAGAGCTGTGGAATGGTTGTTAATCTTTAATTTTTTGCTAGTTAAAAAGCTGCCTCAGGAAAGAGGCAGGAGAGAATTTACACAATTGCAAGGATATCGTCTTCCCGCATGATCAAATAATCCTTTCCTTCCAGTTTAAGTTCTGTACCGGCGTATTTCCCATAAAGTACTTCATCACCAACCTTTACGGTCATATCGTGATCCTTATTTCCTTTACCAACGGCAACTACGGTTCCTTTTTGAGGTTTTTCCTTTGCAGTTTCTGGAATATAAATACCGGAGGCTGTCTTAGTCTCGGCGGCTGCAGGTTCAATAACAACCCTGTCTGAAAGAGGTTTAATGTTTAAAGCCATTTGTGTAATGTATTTTTAGTTAATTAAATTTAATTGTATGTGTGCTATAATTGACCAAAATTGTGCCATCTGGTTTTAACTGACATTAGGCAAAAAAAAATGCCAGCTTGTCATAAGCTGGCATCCTGTAATGTCTTTATTGGCGGTTAGTTTGTCCCTTGTTCCTCAGGATTTTCTACCGGCGCCTGCACTGGAGCAGGAATATTGGTTTCCACTTCCTGTTGCCCATTGATTACCCTTGATTCCCCTGTACCGGTTCCATCAAGAATGGTCACATTGGAAAGCAGGATCAATACTAATAATAAGGTAGCCAATGTCCAGGTACTCTTATCAAGAAAGTCTGTTGTTTTCTTTACTCCTCCAAGTTGCGCACCACCGCCTCCTCCAAATGAAGAAGAAAGGCCGCCTCCCTTAGGATTTTGTACCATAATTACTACCACGAGCAAAAATGCTACGATGATTATCAATGCTAAAAAAATAGTGAAAGTGCTCATTCTTTACCTGTATTATTATCCTGTAATTTCTTTATTGCCCGAATTTGGTCTGCAAAGAAACCACTTTTTTCGGGATTTTTCAAAATTAAAATTTTATATGCCTGTATGGCTTTTTTATAATTTTTCTGCTCCATATAAACCCTTGCTAAAGTCTCTGTCATCAAGGCTTCCGGAGGGGTGATGCTGTCTTTGGCGAGGTTGGTGGTTGCTGCCGGTTTGGTGGGTGTTATACGCGGGCTTTTGGAAATAAAATCATCAATAAGCTCAAATTTTCGTTCCCTGGATTTGTTTGTTTCCTCATCCTCTCTTTCAACCGGTTTTGCCCTGGTAAGACGAAGCCATTCAGAAAATGAGTGTGCCTCGCTTGCGTCGAATTCCAGCGGACTTCCCGGTTCCGGGCTTTCCTTTGCTTGTGAATGCTCCGGGGACAGCCTGTCTTCTATAGGTTGAGGGGAGGGGGTAGGTGCAGGCCTTTCAAAAAGATTGGGGTCCAGGACCCGGTCGCTTTCTGTCTTTTTCATTTTTATGGCCTCGTCAATTGCAATGCTTTTATGGCCAAAAACCTCCTGGGCTTCAAAAACAGTAATATTTCGAAGCTGCTCTTCCTGCAATTTTATTTGTCGCGCTATCCTGTCCTGGTTAAATGCTTCTGAAGTTATAAAATCAAAAAGTACACTCCTGTCTGTAGTATAAGCAGCTGTCTTTTTAAGCTCGTGGTTATAACTAAAGCTTTTTTCAGCATATAAGCCTTTTAAAAACACTGCTCTTGCTGCCTGGAAATAAGGGTGTTTCTCGAGGATCTTTTCCAATTCCCCGGTTTGCTGTGAAGTTACAGCTGCCGGGTTCTCAAGTATTTGAATTAGTTCCTCTTGATTCATTACCAGTTTGTAAGGGAAGCGTTAAAAATATCCTGGGTGATCCTGTTAAAGATCTCATCAAGGGCGGTATCCAGCACTGCCCCACGCAGCTGCGCCCCGGCGGGATAATCATAATAGAAGGAAAATCTCCTGTCAAAATCATTGTTTGGCTCCAGGCTGTTGAAAAAACGAACCTGCACGGTTATGGTTAGCCTGTTTTGAGCCGCACGATTATCTGATGTTGCGGTCATGGGAGCTTCGTAGAAATCTACGATCTCTCCTTCATATACAAGGTCCCCACCTGAGTTTGTAAGGCTGAGATTGGTTTGGTTCTGGATGAGGTCCTGCAGGCGGTTCGTGAAATCCCGGTCAATTCCCGGTTCCACAATATCTGCCGCATTCTCAAAGAAATTTACCTGGAAAGTGGATGCACCACCTGTATCGGCCCCGGTGAAAGAATACATTCCGCAGGACTGGAATGTGAGCAGGAATACAGAAATCAATATGTATGTTAGGTTCTTCATTAAAATGATCCTTTGGGGCGCAAAACGGGTTATAAATTATATTGTTTTATTTTTCTATACAGGGTTCGCTCACTAATTCCCAGCTCTTCTGCAGCATTTTTGCGTTTTCCATTGTGGCGTTCCAGGGATTTTTTGATGAGTTCCAACTCTTTATCCTGCAGGGACAGGGTTTCTTCTTCCTCGATCTCTTCAGCAAAATAATATTTATCCTCAAGTTCCTTTTCCCTTTCGCGTTCCCTATCCCTGGATTTTTGTGCAATTTGCAGTACTTCAAGATTCTCTTCTTTGATATCCTCGATATCCTCATCCGAGTCTCCATTGCCGTATATCTTATCGATAAGCCCCTCGTGCTCCTCCTGTACCTTCTGGTAATTGCCGCTTTCCATGAGCTCCATGGTGAGTTTTTTAAGGTCGTTGAGGTCGCTTTTCATGTCGAACAATACCTTATAAAGGATCTCCCGTTCATTGCTAAAATCACCTTCCTTTTTCTTGTCTGAAATTACCGCGGGAAGATTGCTGCCAATATCGGGAAGATAATGCCGTAACTCCCCTGCATCAATATTTCTCTCCTGCTCCAGGACCGAAATTTGTTCTGCCACATTGCGAAGCTGGCGAATGTTCCCTCCCCATCTGTACTTTTGAAGAAGTTCCACTGCATCATCTTCAAGTCTAATAGTCGGCATTTTATATTTAAGGGCAAAATCTGCTGCAAATTTCCTGAATAGCAGGTGGATATCTTCCTTTCTTTCCCTTAAAGGAGGTAGATTGATCTCTACGGTGCTTAACCTGTAATAAAGGTCTTCCCTGAATTTATCTTTTTTGATGGCATCGAACATATTAAGATTAGTAGCTGCTACAATGCGCACATTTGTCTTTTGCACTTTGGAAGATCCTACCTTTATAAATTCGCCGTTTTCCAGGACCCTTAGAAGCCTTACCTGGGTGGTGAGGGGAAGTTCTCCTACTTCATCCAGGAAGATCGTGCCCCCATCTGCCACCTCGAAATATCCACTTCGCGTTGCAGTTGCTCCTGTAAAAGCACCTTTTTCGTGACCAAAAAGTTCACTGTCTATGGTACCCTCCGGGATCGCACCGCAGTTTACCGCGATATACTTCCCGTGCTTTCTGTGGGAGAGCGCGTGAATGATCTTTGGGATACTTTCCTTACCAACACCACTCTCACCGGTCACCAGAACAGAAATATCTGTGGGTGCAACCTGTATAGCTTTTTCTACTGCGCGGTTAAGCTTTGGGTCATTCCCAATGATCTCAAACCGCTGTTTTATTGCCTGAACTGATTCCATAAAGCCCCCTAGCCCCCGAAGGGGGTATTAATTATATTATTATTTTTTTCTTTCTTCATTTTAATTCTGAAACTTAAATTCCAAATTCCAAATTCCAAATTCCAAATTCCAAATTCCAAATTCCAAATTCCAAATTCCAAATTCCAAATTCCAAATTCCAAATTTGATTTTTATGTTTGTTAAAGAGGTTTAGCCACGAATGCACGAATGATTATTTATATCATAACTCCTAACTCCTAACTCCTAACTCCTAACTCATAACTCCAACACCCGTCTCCTTGTTTTTCTCAAAACTCAATTCTCACTACTAACTACTCACTACTAAACCCGACAGCTTTCCCTTTCAAAGTCGCACTCGTACAATCTGTGATCTCCACCATTACAAAATCGCCTACTTTGTAGTTTTCTTTTGGGAAAACGGCTACAGTGTTTTGTTCTGTTCGGCCACTCCATTCCAGGGGAGATTTCTTAGATTCTTTCTCAATTAAAACTTCCACTGTTTTTCCAAGAAATTGCTGAGTTCTGT
Protein-coding sequences here:
- a CDS encoding sigma-54 interaction domain-containing protein: MESVQAIKQRFEIIGNDPKLNRAVEKAIQVAPTDISVLVTGESGVGKESIPKIIHALSHRKHGKYIAVNCGAIPEGTIDSELFGHEKGAFTGATATRSGYFEVADGGTIFLDEVGELPLTTQVRLLRVLENGEFIKVGSSKVQKTNVRIVAATNLNMFDAIKKDKFREDLYYRLSTVEINLPPLRERKEDIHLLFRKFAADFALKYKMPTIRLEDDAVELLQKYRWGGNIRQLRNVAEQISVLEQERNIDAGELRHYLPDIGSNLPAVISDKKKEGDFSNEREILYKVLFDMKSDLNDLKKLTMELMESGNYQKVQEEHEGLIDKIYGNGDSDEDIEDIKEENLEVLQIAQKSRDREREREKELEDKYYFAEEIEEEETLSLQDKELELIKKSLERHNGKRKNAAEELGISERTLYRKIKQYNL
- the groL gene encoding chaperonin GroEL (60 kDa chaperone family; promotes refolding of misfolded polypeptides especially under stressful conditions; forms two stacked rings of heptamers to form a barrel-shaped 14mer; ends can be capped by GroES; misfolded proteins enter the barrel where they are refolded when GroES binds); translated protein: MAKDIKYNLEARDGIKRGVDALANAVKVTLGPKGRNVIISKSFGAPTVTKDGVSVAKEIELEDALENMGAQMVKEVASKTNDLAGDGTTTATVLAQAIVKEGLKNVAAGANPMDLKRGIDKAVQAITDNLSEQTKEVGNSSEKIKQVASISANNDDHIGELIAQAFDKVGKDGVITVEEAKGTETHVDVVEGMQFDRGYLSPYFVTNSEKMTSDLEDPYILLYDKKISSMKDLLPVLEPVAQSGKPLLIIAEDVDGEALATLVVNKLRGSLKIAAVKAPGFGDRRKAMLEDIAILTGGTVISEERGFSLENATIDMLGTAEKVAIDKDNTTVVNGAGDQNAIKERVNQIKAQIESTTSDYDKEKLQERLAKLSGGVAVLYVGAASEVEMKEKKDRVDDALNATRAAIEEGIVAGGGVAFVRAKKALENLKGENPDENTGIQIVNKAIEAPLRTIVENAGGEGSVVINKVLEGKDNYGYDAKTNTFVDMMTAGIIDPKKVTRIALENAASVSGMILTTECALVDIKEESAGGGMPGGMGGGMPGMM
- a CDS encoding LptE family protein, yielding MKNLTYILISVFLLTFQSCGMYSFTGADTGGASTFQVNFFENAADIVEPGIDRDFTNRLQDLIQNQTNLSLTNSGGDLVYEGEIVDFYEAPMTATSDNRAAQNRLTITVQVRFFNSLEPNNDFDRRFSFYYDYPAGAQLRGAVLDTALDEIFNRITQDIFNASLTNW
- a CDS encoding co-chaperone GroES, whose translation is MALNIKPLSDRVVIEPAAAETKTASGIYIPETAKEKPQKGTVVAVGKGNKDHDMTVKVGDEVLYGKYAGTELKLEGKDYLIMREDDILAIV
- the secG gene encoding preprotein translocase subunit SecG; the protein is MSTFTIFLALIIIVAFLLVVVIMVQNPKGGGLSSSFGGGGGAQLGGVKKTTDFLDKSTWTLATLLLVLILLSNVTILDGTGTGESRVINGQQEVETNIPAPVQAPVENPEEQGTN